A segment of the Streptococcus chenjunshii genome:
GTGCATCATCGAAATCGAAGATTTCGATGACGCACCGCCTTTCCCGTTGTGTTGTTCATGGCCTTTGTGTCTTGTGAAAGGAGTTTTATGATGAAATTAAATAAACCTGTATTGTTCGCTGGCTTTCTGCTTGTTCTTGCATTTTTGGCTTTGCCGTCTGTTTTTGCGGCAGACAAGACTGTAAAAATTAAGAATGATTATACAATATCATCGGACAGCGGCCGCGGTAATCGCGGGCAAAATTCTGATTCAGGCAATCAAAATAGGTCCGGTCAAAGAGAAGAGGCCGGCGAAGAGCAGCAGGTCTCAGAAACAGTTGAGGTTCCGGTGAACCCCAAAAAAGTTCTCGTCTTTGATATGGGTGCCCTAGATACTATTACCGCCCTCGGCAAAGAAGACAGTGTTGCCGGGCTTCCTAAGGCACAAAATGCAACAGATAAACTTAGTGAAGATATGCAGAAAATCTACAATGATGATAAGTATCAGGATATCGGTACGTTGTTTGAACCTAATTTTGAAACAATTGCCAGCATTCAGCCTGATGTCATTTTCTTAGGTGCCCGTATGGCTAATTCAGATAATATTGAGCAGCTAAAAGAAGCAGCACCGGATGCTGTTCTTGTCTATGCTTCGACAGACTCTGAAAAAGGTTTCACTGAAGCGGTTAAAGAGCGGGTAACCATGTTTGGTAAAATTTACAATCAGGCTAAAAAAGCAAAAAAATACAATAAAAAAATTACAAAAGCGATGAATAATTTGCAAAAGATGAT
Coding sequences within it:
- a CDS encoding siderophore ABC transporter substrate-binding protein; translated protein: MMKLNKPVLFAGFLLVLAFLALPSVFAADKTVKIKNDYTISSDSGRGNRGQNSDSGNQNRSGQREEAGEEQQVSETVEVPVNPKKVLVFDMGALDTITALGKEDSVAGLPKAQNATDKLSEDMQKIYNDDKYQDIGTLFEPNFETIASIQPDVIFLGARMANSDNIEQLKEAAPDAVLVYASTDSEKGFTEAVKERVTMFGKIYNQAKKAKKYNKKITKAMNNLQKMIKDKDAPSALFVMANSGELLSQSPDGRFGWLFSEAGLTAVNNEEEASPHGSQVSYEYLSEKNPYYLFVLDRGATIGQGASAEELLNNDVLKDTDAIKNNRVLQVNGQDWYINSGGVRVTLRMIKEVQDFVDSH